In one Streptomyces marincola genomic region, the following are encoded:
- a CDS encoding NACHT domain-containing protein: MRDGETVNLFSGNAGVVVQFRDIYGDMHFHLPPSPTAAERAAHALAEAVFRQWREEAKVWDVGGDRPLLAVEWRARERRVDHPENVGGVVDGTAEEPGALLTSFLALPQRRLAILGGAGSGKTALAIMLILDLLKRRLTGADAALPVPVLLSLSDWDPDREEFGAWLVRRVTEDYPGLPRVDGRHPARALWQAGPSARLLPVLDGLDEMPRERQAAAVRALNRALYEGHPLIITSRTEEFDALARHHVLRSAAAIEAQQVAPRHAVDYLRRSAAPETLGRWEPLFTEMLSRPDGPAATALSTPLMLWLARTVHARPWSEPARLADPAAFPTRQAVEDHLLDAFVPAVFSGELLVSGDRKEPPRRWSPARARRWLGHLAGHAERQGTTELAWWRLHQSFLPRVLALPALVLLGLAVSETAARLADLYLAERGEVAWFDDVTIPLSIWTALLNGVTLGLALQLLVRIWYMDYRFGRPRRQASPLRMWAALRSAAQATTPGRAAVSVLLVAAVVGLYLASAGLVAEESGLRERFFAQAAGLVAAAALTLLFAAPSTTEEEAVTPGRLMRGEHMAVLFTLCVTGPVVGLALGGPVWREDAGQGIALGAAGWLGAVTMLVGVSPWSRWLLARGSLALTGRVPWSLMRFMKDARAQGVLRETGGTYQFRNIRLQRRLAAGTSTGPAPVLGRRAAGRAPVLPPDAVTLLWGGGVEIAIRQRRLVLGPLLVLMPAAGLWTLQIAARDGTEALPVIWAPAFFLFSFGGLFAFTAYVMPRRRDTLRITPDHIECRTGRLRRERYAWKYVEEVAVRRTRARGVDTRLYGVHVRLHPGAPRGRRVARSDGPWYVVCSLGLRPVLPWQTEAALRHFAAERWRPPALSSLPDIPAGAASTDWAHWESELRRQGAREEREPPRNAAPSPALVPQERTLPVRTGGGPLHRALLALAGAAFAAATVPPLLTGLADTGDFPGWAVAVAFAGLMLVKFDSPEAFSGGTAAVLRVVCALSAGLSAAAALAVTAPPDPDPLSWTDLAGIVVLALGLLICGARLLAHATRRTRRLWIMGNALTGLVLGYAVAASAAAPGTPGLAAFLAYVTAAVLFTVGFVIALFSGADGKTEQLMVPSGKSYVATPPTTPGLVAWYVLVATTMLAGSAYAALAGGSAVCWILAVGGSVLGVPVVLGSIWSGRRAGATT, translated from the coding sequence ATGCGGGACGGGGAAACCGTCAACCTGTTCAGCGGCAACGCCGGTGTCGTCGTCCAGTTCCGCGACATCTACGGCGACATGCACTTCCACCTGCCGCCGTCGCCGACAGCCGCGGAACGGGCCGCGCACGCGCTGGCCGAGGCCGTGTTCCGGCAGTGGCGCGAGGAGGCCAAGGTCTGGGACGTGGGCGGCGACCGGCCGCTGCTCGCGGTGGAGTGGCGGGCGCGCGAACGCCGCGTCGACCACCCGGAGAACGTCGGCGGCGTCGTCGACGGAACGGCCGAGGAACCCGGGGCCCTGCTCACGTCGTTCCTCGCCCTCCCGCAGCGCAGGCTGGCGATCCTGGGCGGCGCGGGCTCTGGCAAGACGGCGCTCGCGATCATGCTGATCCTCGACCTGCTCAAACGCCGGCTGACGGGCGCCGACGCCGCGCTGCCCGTGCCCGTCCTGCTGTCGCTGTCCGACTGGGACCCGGACCGCGAGGAGTTCGGCGCGTGGCTCGTGCGGCGGGTGACCGAGGACTACCCGGGGCTGCCCCGCGTGGACGGCCGCCACCCGGCGCGGGCGCTGTGGCAGGCCGGTCCCTCCGCGCGGCTGCTGCCGGTGCTCGACGGGCTCGACGAGATGCCGCGCGAACGCCAGGCGGCGGCCGTGCGGGCGCTCAACCGGGCGCTGTACGAGGGGCATCCGCTGATCATCACCTCGCGCACGGAGGAGTTCGACGCGCTCGCGCGGCACCACGTACTGCGGTCCGCCGCCGCGATCGAGGCCCAGCAGGTCGCGCCGCGGCACGCCGTCGACTACCTGCGGCGCAGCGCGGCACCCGAGACGCTGGGCCGCTGGGAGCCGCTGTTCACCGAGATGCTGAGCCGGCCGGACGGGCCGGCGGCCACCGCGCTGTCCACGCCGCTCATGCTGTGGCTGGCGCGCACGGTCCACGCCAGGCCGTGGTCGGAGCCCGCCCGGCTCGCCGACCCGGCCGCCTTCCCCACCCGGCAGGCGGTGGAGGACCACCTGCTCGACGCGTTCGTGCCCGCGGTCTTCAGCGGCGAACTGCTGGTCTCCGGCGACCGCAAGGAGCCGCCGCGCCGCTGGTCTCCGGCGCGGGCGCGGCGCTGGCTGGGCCACCTGGCGGGCCACGCGGAACGGCAGGGCACCACGGAGCTGGCCTGGTGGCGCCTGCACCAGTCGTTCCTGCCGCGCGTCCTGGCCCTTCCCGCCCTCGTGCTGCTCGGCCTCGCGGTGTCGGAGACCGCGGCCCGGCTGGCCGACCTGTACCTCGCCGAGCGCGGCGAGGTCGCGTGGTTCGACGACGTCACGATCCCCCTTTCGATCTGGACCGCCCTGCTCAACGGCGTGACGCTCGGCCTCGCGCTGCAACTGCTCGTTCGCATCTGGTACATGGACTACCGGTTCGGCCGGCCGCGCAGACAGGCGAGCCCGCTGCGGATGTGGGCGGCGCTGCGTTCCGCGGCGCAGGCCACCACGCCGGGCCGGGCGGCCGTCAGCGTGCTGCTGGTGGCCGCCGTGGTGGGCCTGTACCTGGCCAGCGCCGGGCTCGTGGCGGAGGAGTCCGGGCTGCGGGAGCGGTTCTTCGCCCAGGCGGCCGGTCTCGTGGCCGCCGCGGCGCTCACCCTCCTGTTCGCCGCGCCGTCCACCACCGAGGAGGAGGCGGTCACCCCGGGCCGGCTGATGCGCGGCGAGCACATGGCCGTGCTGTTCACGCTGTGCGTCACCGGCCCCGTGGTCGGGCTCGCCCTCGGCGGCCCCGTGTGGCGGGAGGACGCCGGGCAGGGCATCGCGCTCGGGGCCGCGGGGTGGCTCGGGGCCGTCACGATGCTCGTCGGCGTCAGCCCGTGGAGCCGCTGGCTGCTGGCCAGGGGCAGCCTCGCGCTGACCGGCCGCGTGCCCTGGTCGCTGATGCGGTTCATGAAGGACGCGCGCGCCCAAGGCGTGCTGCGCGAGACCGGCGGCACCTACCAGTTCCGCAACATCCGCCTCCAACGGCGGCTCGCCGCGGGCACCTCGACCGGTCCCGCGCCCGTCCTCGGCCGCCGCGCCGCAGGGCGGGCGCCCGTGCTGCCGCCCGACGCCGTCACCCTGCTGTGGGGCGGCGGCGTCGAGATCGCGATCAGGCAACGCAGGCTCGTGCTCGGCCCCTTGCTGGTGCTGATGCCCGCGGCGGGCCTGTGGACGCTCCAGATCGCGGCCCGCGACGGCACCGAGGCGCTGCCCGTGATCTGGGCGCCGGCGTTCTTCCTCTTCTCCTTCGGCGGCCTCTTCGCCTTCACGGCCTACGTCATGCCGCGCCGCAGGGACACGTTGCGGATCACCCCCGACCACATCGAGTGCCGGACCGGCCGGTTGCGCCGGGAGCGGTACGCGTGGAAATACGTCGAGGAGGTCGCCGTTCGCCGGACCAGGGCGCGCGGCGTGGACACGCGCCTGTACGGCGTGCACGTCCGGCTGCACCCGGGCGCGCCGCGCGGGCGCCGGGTGGCCAGGAGCGACGGGCCGTGGTACGTGGTGTGCAGCCTGGGGCTGCGTCCGGTGCTGCCCTGGCAGACGGAGGCGGCGTTGCGGCACTTCGCCGCCGAACGGTGGCGGCCCCCTGCCCTGTCCTCGCTGCCCGACATCCCGGCCGGGGCGGCCAGCACCGACTGGGCGCACTGGGAGAGCGAGTTGCGTCGGCAGGGCGCGCGCGAGGAGCGTGAGCCGCCACGGAACGCCGCGCCCTCTCCGGCGCTCGTGCCCCAGGAGCGGACGCTGCCCGTCAGGACCGGGGGCGGGCCACTCCACCGGGCGCTGCTGGCACTCGCCGGCGCGGCCTTCGCGGCGGCCACCGTTCCGCCGCTCCTGACCGGCCTCGCGGACACGGGCGACTTCCCGGGCTGGGCGGTAGCGGTCGCGTTCGCGGGCCTGATGCTGGTGAAGTTCGACTCCCCGGAGGCGTTCTCCGGCGGGACGGCGGCCGTGCTGCGCGTCGTGTGCGCGCTCTCGGCCGGCCTGTCGGCCGCCGCCGCGCTCGCGGTCACCGCGCCGCCCGACCCCGACCCGCTGAGCTGGACCGACCTGGCGGGCATCGTCGTGCTCGCCCTCGGCCTGCTGATCTGCGGGGCCCGGCTGCTGGCCCACGCCACGCGCCGCACGCGCCGCCTGTGGATCATGGGCAACGCGCTGACCGGTCTCGTCCTCGGCTACGCCGTCGCGGCCTCGGCGGCGGCGCCCGGCACGCCGGGCCTCGCGGCCTTCCTGGCGTACGTCACGGCCGCGGTCCTGTTCACCGTGGGCTTCGTCATCGCCTTGTTCTCCGGCGCCGACGGGAAGACCGAGCAACTCATGGTCCCCAGCGGGAAGTCCTACGTCGCGACTCCCCCGACCACGCCGGGGCTGGTGGCCTGGTACGTCCTGGTCGCCACGACCATGCTGGCGGGCAGCGCCTACGCGGCGCTCGCGGGCGGGTCCGCGGTGTGCTGGATTCTGGCCGTGGGCGGCTCCGTCCTGGGCGTCCCGGTCGTGCTCGGATCCATCTGGTCGGGCCGGCGCGCGGGCGCCACGACCTGA
- a CDS encoding CatB-related O-acetyltransferase, which produces MSVPDPAQLHPSSRPDLTNVVFLANQVTSEFIEVGEFTYYDDGGSGVPFEVGNVLYNYGPQRLVIGRFTTIATGATFLMPAGNHPMVGPSTYPFTMFGGAWAERTLDTYLSIEQPPDTRVGNDVWIGRGATVMPGVAVGDGAVVAAHAVVTRDVEPYAVVAGNPARHIRTRFTPDEVGLLLRARWWDWPVELITEHAATLMGGTPAEVAAIEAERRRADRPGPE; this is translated from the coding sequence ATGTCCGTGCCCGATCCCGCCCAGTTGCACCCGTCGTCGCGTCCCGACCTGACGAACGTGGTCTTCCTCGCCAACCAGGTGACGTCCGAGTTCATCGAGGTGGGGGAGTTCACGTACTACGACGACGGCGGCTCCGGTGTGCCGTTCGAGGTGGGGAACGTTCTGTACAACTACGGTCCGCAGCGGTTGGTGATCGGGCGGTTCACGACGATCGCGACCGGTGCGACGTTCCTGATGCCGGCGGGGAACCATCCGATGGTGGGGCCGTCGACGTATCCGTTCACGATGTTCGGCGGCGCCTGGGCGGAACGCACGCTCGACACCTATCTGTCGATCGAGCAGCCGCCCGACACCCGCGTCGGCAACGACGTGTGGATCGGCCGGGGCGCGACGGTCATGCCGGGGGTCGCCGTGGGGGACGGCGCCGTCGTGGCCGCGCACGCGGTGGTGACGCGGGATGTCGAGCCGTACGCCGTCGTCGCCGGGAATCCGGCCCGGCACATCAGGACCCGGTTCACGCCCGACGAGGTGGGCCTGCTGCTGCGGGCGCGGTGGTGGGACTGGCCCGTCGAGTTGATCACCGAGCACGCCGCCACCCTCATGGGCGGGACACCGGCCGAGGTCGCCGCGATCGAGGCCGAACGCCGACGTGCGGACCGGCCCGGCCCCGAGTAA
- a CDS encoding helix-turn-helix domain-containing protein: MSHHDIGERLKRARKHSGLTQHGLAEASGVSVSLIRKLEQGERTDTRLETARRLASALHIPTTRLISGEAEDAEPAQGAEADTWARVRDALTGQGVGDATEAPTLDGVRVGLDNAISAYADGNLDMLSHILPPLLRDAHDLAAVHPHGRSMRAEIMQITGRLMVQTRNYSLAEQAFTAVERDAPTAVHVAALANHRVWLLLRRGRLAEAAALSIQWADDLEPRLSQATAGELSAWGWMLLRVAATASRDNRPDEADMALRLATAAAATMGRTPTSAAVRRAGFIRRFSRLTVAMQQAEQAMVEERPAAVLSIAKMIDAKRLSPSTGNRNRHLLDVAHAQVLTRRHADAFDTLLTLEREAPQWLPHQRYARDVLGLIIDRRRTLTSDMHRLAHVFRLPL; this comes from the coding sequence ATGTCTCATCACGACATTGGGGAGCGCCTGAAGCGCGCCCGGAAGCACAGCGGCCTCACGCAGCACGGTCTTGCCGAAGCCTCGGGTGTGTCCGTCAGCCTCATCAGAAAGCTGGAACAGGGCGAGCGGACCGACACCCGACTGGAGACCGCGCGCCGACTCGCATCCGCGCTTCACATCCCTACGACGAGGCTGATCAGCGGAGAGGCCGAAGACGCCGAACCGGCGCAGGGCGCGGAAGCCGACACATGGGCGCGCGTGCGCGACGCCCTCACAGGCCAAGGCGTCGGTGACGCGACAGAGGCACCCACTCTCGACGGCGTACGCGTCGGGCTGGACAACGCCATTTCTGCCTACGCCGATGGCAATCTCGACATGCTGAGCCACATTCTGCCTCCCTTGCTCCGCGACGCGCACGACCTGGCCGCTGTCCACCCTCATGGCCGCTCCATGCGCGCCGAAATCATGCAGATCACCGGTCGGCTGATGGTCCAGACTCGGAACTACAGTCTGGCCGAGCAGGCTTTCACCGCGGTGGAGCGGGACGCGCCAACTGCCGTTCATGTCGCCGCACTGGCCAACCACCGTGTGTGGCTCCTCCTCCGGCGAGGCCGGCTGGCAGAGGCCGCCGCCTTGTCGATCCAGTGGGCAGACGACTTGGAACCGCGGCTGTCCCAGGCGACCGCCGGGGAGTTGAGCGCGTGGGGCTGGATGCTTCTGCGCGTAGCGGCGACGGCGTCGCGGGACAACCGGCCGGACGAGGCCGACATGGCGCTGCGGCTGGCGACAGCGGCGGCAGCCACCATGGGACGGACTCCGACCTCGGCAGCGGTCAGACGCGCGGGATTCATCCGCCGTTTCTCCCGACTCACCGTGGCGATGCAGCAGGCCGAACAGGCAATGGTCGAAGAACGCCCGGCAGCCGTCCTGAGTATCGCAAAAATGATCGACGCGAAGCGGCTGTCACCGTCAACCGGCAACAGAAACCGCCATCTTCTCGATGTGGCACACGCCCAGGTACTCACACGTCGCCACGCTGACGCTTTCGACACTCTGCTGACGCTGGAGCGGGAGGCACCGCAATGGTTGCCGCATCAGCGGTACGCCCGTGACGTGCTCGGACTGATCATCGATCGGCGACGCACACTGACTTCCGACATGCACCGGCTTGCCCACGTGTTCCGATTGCCGTTATGA
- a CDS encoding helix-turn-helix domain-containing protein, whose translation MPRSGDERDDARMGKRIQGFRKARGWTQHGLAQRAHISYSTITKIETGAMPVSPTVQAACARALRVHITDITGQPYVDNLRGDQLDELVQPVRLAVANPFHVTATGIPPRPVREIRSDIDRLDALRVHGRGAEIGPHIPALIDELLHAVSMLPPGRDQELAYRLLASSYRLAYIFAHRLGYPEVGLMALERQDFAAARSGDPYLKGVITHCRSNFFLYHGAFDIGLAGIDAMTREVDTAAGAADPHAMSMLGSLHLKAAVLHSRRRVPGAAQTAEDHVREAAVLAARLPADFDPYGLVFDTTNVRLHRVSVRLDLGKVGEAIEDGEKVVFPEGWARHRVAHHHMDLARGYERVRRPDKALRSLVSARQAEPVQTRYHPTTHETVLALLSGRGKPSEELRRYARWVGV comes from the coding sequence ATGCCGCGAAGCGGTGACGAGCGCGATGACGCCCGGATGGGAAAGCGCATCCAAGGCTTCCGCAAGGCGCGCGGATGGACCCAGCACGGCCTTGCCCAGCGAGCCCACATCTCCTACAGCACGATTACCAAGATCGAGACGGGCGCCATGCCGGTGTCTCCCACCGTTCAGGCAGCGTGCGCTCGCGCTCTTCGCGTCCACATCACGGATATCACCGGACAGCCGTACGTGGACAATCTGCGCGGCGATCAGTTGGACGAGTTGGTGCAGCCGGTACGGCTGGCGGTCGCCAACCCTTTCCACGTCACGGCCACCGGCATCCCGCCACGGCCGGTGCGCGAGATCCGTTCCGATATCGACCGGCTCGATGCCCTGCGTGTGCACGGCCGAGGCGCCGAGATCGGGCCGCACATTCCCGCGCTGATCGACGAGCTGCTGCATGCCGTCTCCATGCTGCCTCCGGGCCGGGATCAGGAGCTCGCCTATCGGTTGCTCGCGTCCAGCTACCGCCTGGCGTACATCTTCGCGCATCGGCTTGGCTACCCCGAGGTGGGCCTGATGGCGCTGGAGCGCCAGGATTTCGCTGCCGCGCGGTCGGGCGACCCGTACCTGAAGGGTGTCATCACGCATTGCCGGTCCAACTTCTTCCTGTACCACGGTGCGTTCGACATCGGGTTGGCGGGCATCGACGCGATGACACGCGAGGTGGATACAGCGGCGGGCGCCGCCGATCCGCACGCGATGTCCATGTTGGGGTCCCTCCATCTCAAGGCCGCCGTTCTGCATTCGCGTCGCCGCGTGCCCGGTGCCGCCCAGACGGCGGAGGACCACGTACGGGAGGCCGCGGTTCTCGCCGCCCGCCTACCGGCTGACTTCGACCCCTACGGGCTGGTCTTCGACACAACCAACGTCAGGCTGCACCGCGTGTCCGTGCGCCTGGATCTCGGAAAGGTGGGCGAGGCCATCGAGGACGGCGAGAAGGTGGTCTTTCCCGAGGGCTGGGCCCGGCACCGCGTGGCACACCACCACATGGATCTGGCCCGGGGCTACGAGCGTGTGCGACGCCCGGACAAAGCTCTGCGGTCACTGGTGAGCGCTCGGCAGGCGGAACCTGTACAGACCCGGTACCACCCGACCACTCACGAAACCGTGCTGGCGCTTCTCAGCGGGCGTGGCAAGCCGTCGGAGGAGCTGCGCCGATACGCGCGTTGGGTCGGCGTATAG